Proteins from one Erpetoichthys calabaricus chromosome 11, fErpCal1.3, whole genome shotgun sequence genomic window:
- the LOC114661297 gene encoding protocadherin alpha-C2-like isoform X8, protein MHRSVKFILILCKMASIFCLKVRYSVPEEMQEEAVIGNIASDISLDTSTLYKRGLRIALGSGKHYLDVNKINGQIFIKRKIDRENICAFKDECILNLETLLENPLQMFSVEVEILDVNDNAPRFPFTVRRINISEAKLKGDRFLLVKAVDPDIGNNSVCNYKLSENLYFEIAVKTWKDGSVSADLLIKEALDREQLAEHNLILTALDCGKPALSGTINITVAILDDNDNAPIFEREVYHVEVSEKTLTGTTFITLNATDADEGSNAELFYSFNPHTSEEAQMKFRLNSRTGDLIVNEPLDFEEAPLYELFVQASDNGPNPMTGHCKVIIKVVDSNDNQPEIIVASSQSSVSEDVPIGTVIALFSVTDLDSGNNGRVNCHISSNNEFELQQTMDNVYALVTAELLDRERKSSFNITIVVKDEGTPPLANNKTICLNVLDVNDNAPSFSRASYEIPVPENNIPGTLLCSITAVDPDANLNGVLKYYIEEKNYSNNTFMNFFSINRDNGNIYSLQSFDYEKQTFFTFNVIAKDSGTPQLSNSVTVKITVLDENDNIPVIVSPWRPHGSIVSDIIPRSAEEGYLVTKVIAIDDDSVQNSRITYHLLQVTDQTLFTLNQYSGELRTRRRFGVRDSSKQRLVIQARDNGNPSLSSTVTILISRSDPEVDVLLTINDEEETEYVSALNIYLMIGLASASFLLILTIVICAALKCQQNPSEDSQKAAHRISCYSQRDSMISDLPAHSTLYSSDAYWHSVLLAESRKGKMLVRQSMPNGTGFIVSSLERNSEQGTISEIADTPIQETNRGFP, encoded by the coding sequence ATGCACAGGtcagtaaaatttattttaatattatgtaagATGGCGAGTATATTTTGCCTGAAAGTTCGTTATTCTGTTCCCGAGGAAATGCAGGAGGAAGCAGTAATTGGAAATATAGCTTCCGATATCAGTCTGGACACTAGCACCCTTTATAAACGAGGGCTACGAATTGCTTTGGGGAGTGGAAAGCATTATCTGGATGTTAACAAAATAAACGGACAAATTTTCATTAAGAGAAAAATCGACCGAGAAAATATTTGCGCATTCAAAGATGAATGCATACTTAATCTTGAAACTTTACTTGAAAATCCACTGCAGATGTTTAGCGTTGAGGTAGAAATTTTGGATGTGAATGACAATGCCCCGAGATTCCCTTTCACCGTACGTCGCATAAACATTTCAGAAGCAAAGCTCAAAGGCGACAGATTTTTGTTAGTGAAGGCCGTGGACCCCGATATAGGGAACAACTCAGTATGTAATTATAAACTGAGCGAAAATTTGTATTTTGAGATCGCCGTCAAGACTTGGAAAGATGGCTCAGTGTCAGCAGATTTATTAATTAAGGAGGCACTGGACAGAGAACAGCTAGCCGAACACAATTTAATTCTGACGGCATTGGATTGTGGAAAACCAGCATTGTCTGGCACAATTAATATCACAGTGGCCATACTTGACGACAACGACAATGCTCCAATATTTGAAAGAGAGGTATATCATGTAGAGGTTTCAGAAAAGACATTAACAGGTACCACGTTTATCACGCTAAACGCGACGGATGCTGATGAAGGCTCCAACGCTGAGTTATTCTATTCATTTAATCCTCACACCTCTGAGGAGGCCCAAATGAAATTTCGTTTGAATTCGAGGACAGGTGACCTCATTGTTAATGAACCACTAGATTTCGAAGAAGCTCCTTTATACGAGTTATTTGTGCAAGCAAGCGATAACGGGCCAAATCCTATGACTGGACACtgcaaagtaataataaaagtagTCGACAGCAACGACAACCAGCCAGAAATCATAGTTGCCTCATCGCAGAGTTCAGTATCTGAAGATGTACCCATAGGCACAGTCATCGCACTCTTTAGTGTCACAGATCTGGACTCTGGAAACAATGGCAGGGTAAACTGTCATATATCAAGCAATAATGAATTTGAACTTCAGCAAACTATGGATAATGTTTATGCTCTGGTGACTGCAGAGCTTTTGGATCGAGAAAGAAAATCTAGCTTCAATATCACTATTGTCGTGAAGGATGAAGGAACTCCTCCCCTagcaaacaacaaaacaatttgtttaaatgtgTTGGATGTAAATGACAACGCGCCATCGTTTTCGCGTGCTTCATATGAAATTCCAGTTCCTGAAAACAACATCCCTGGTACTCTGCTCTGTTCCATTACTGCAGTGGATCCTGATGCGAACCTGAACGGCGTTTTGAAATAttacatagaagaaaaaaattactcCAATAACACCTTcatgaattttttttccattaatcgtGACAACGGAAACATTTACTCACTGCAGTCCTTCGACTatgaaaaacagacattttttacttttaatgtgaTAGCTAAAGACTCTGGCACTCCTCAGCTAAGCAACAGCGTGACTGTCAAGATAACTGTTCTTGATGAAAACGATAACATCCCGGTTATTGTGTCACCCTGGCGCCCTCATGGATCAATAGTTAGCGATATAATTCCGAGGTCGGCTGAAGAAGGGTATTTAGTGACCAAAGTTATAGCAATTGATGACGACTCGGTTCAAAATTCACGAATTACTTACCATTTACTTCAAGTGACTGACCAAACATTATTTACGTTAAACCAGTACAGTGGGGAGCTTCGAACCAGAAGGCGCTTTGGCGTTCGAGACTCTTCGAAACAAAGACTTGTGATTCAAGCCCGGGACAATGGCAATCCTTCACTATCATCCACAGTTACAATCCTCATATCAAGATCTGACCCGGAAGTTGATGTTCTTCTGACAATAAATGATGAGGAAGAGACGGAGTACGTATCAGctttaaacatatatttgatgatCGGTCTCGCTTCGGCTTCATTTCTGCTTATTTTAACAATAGTGATATGTGCTGCGCTTAAATGTCAACAAAATCCATCCGAAGACAGTCAAAAAGCAGCACATCGGATTAGCTGTTACAGCCAAAGGGATTCAATGATTTCTGACCTGCCCGCACATTCAACTTTATATTCGAGCGACGCTTACTGGCACAGCGTGCTTTTAGCGGaatcaagaaaaggaaaaatgctgGTGAGGCAGTCAATGCCCAATGGAACTGGCTTCATTGTGTCAAGTTTGGAGAGGAATTCGGAGCAGGGAACGATAAGCGAAATAGCAGACACACCGATTCAG